A stretch of the Notamacropus eugenii isolate mMacEug1 chromosome 2, mMacEug1.pri_v2, whole genome shotgun sequence genome encodes the following:
- the LOC140523001 gene encoding uncharacterized protein, translated as MSHLLSSILTIIDVYYKYTNKDQDCSTLCKRELKELLEKEFRPILKNPDDPDTVEIFMHMLDQDHDRKVDFIEFLLMIFKLTMACNQSVGKEYCQASGSHKQHPSHHHQEEESEMEEEDSSSNSSWSAGEEPKSHTGRSQKTRKQRHRSKSSSPGNGKLSRSSSAGHRDIYGKKHHRSRLSLSKGSEKKRKGSSSSDMEEKRHKSNINPSRRLVGEEHESASDWSGRGGTKRCVSSSRVLSLELKSEGCSSNSSQAEESGKQRQRFKSCQTEGYVRKHHKPDCSQSNGYGKQRRSDSCHSNELQREEQRYSTTCSENCEGRGTNSVTQSQSCGGQEHWFSSPFSSCAQYGSDSGLFSSYEQDGSRSGQSSRSQQHGSGQSSNSGQRDSSDYSSSHGNHRSASEQFSSSQHYGSSSGNSSSYGQQRSGLRQNPRHEQQGSGKCQFPCSSSEGSDTGESDRRQQRDSSVHSGSGHRESTDVLSRAGQGSGSRQHPDSAGHSGSRQRQSSPSSSVDSDRSDSGQEHDSSRHSGSAQRHSADSSSRARERTGSRQEHGASRHAESGQRQSTDAREGGRQGSVRGQQRDSSGHSVSRHRESTDVLSRAGQGSGSRQHADSAGHSGSRQRQSSPASSVDSDRSDSGQEHDSSRHSVSGQRQSPLTLLGDVGMGPAGHRKGIRGDTQCLDTESLPMFCQEQGRGQAADSILILLVTLDRDKDNPVLLVV; from the exons ATGTCTCACCTCCTGAGCAGTATTCTTACCATTATTGATGTTTACTACAAATACACCAACAAGGATCAGGATTGTAGCACACTGTGCAAAAGGGAACTGAAGGAACTTCTGGAAAAAGAGTTTCGACCAATTTTGAAG AATCCAGATGATCCTGACACTGTGGAAATATTCATGCACATGCTTGATCAAGACCATGATAGGAAAGTGGACTTTATTGAGTTTCTTTTGATGATATTCAAACTGACTATGGCCTGTAATCAGTCTGTTGGAAAAGAATACTGCCAGGCTTCAGGGTCACATAAGCAACATCCTAGTCACCATCaccaagaagaagaaagtgaaatggaagaagaaGATAGTTCTAGTAATTCAAGTTGGAGTGCAGGAGAGGAACCCAAATCCCACACTGGGCGATCACAGAAGACCAGGAAACAAAGGCACAGGTCCAAGTCCAGTTCTCCAGGAAATGGAAAATTAAGTCGCTCATCAAGTGCAGGACACAGGGACATCTATGGGAAAAAACATCATAGGTCAAGATTAAGTCTTTCAAAAGgaagtgagaaaaagagaaaagggtccaGCTCAAGTGATATGGAAGAAAAGAGACACAAATCAAATATTAACCCCTCCAGAAGACTGGTAGGAGAAGAACATGAATCTGCCTCTGACTGGTCAGGAAGAGGTGGAACAAAAAGATGTGTATCCAGTTCCAGGGTCTTATCCTTGGAGCTAAAGAGCGAAGGATGTAGCTCTAACTCTAGCCAGGCAGAGGAGAgtggaaaacaaagacaaagattCAAGTCTTGCCAAACAGAAGGCTATGTCAGAAAACATCATAAACCTGACTGTAGTCAATCAAATGGATATGGAAAACAAAGAAGATCCGATTCTTGTCACTCTAACGAATTACAAAGAGAAGAACAGAGATACAGTACTACTTGTTCAGAAAATTGTGAAGGAAGAGGAACAAACTCAGTTACTCAGTCACAAAGTTGTGGAGGACAAGAACATTGGTTCTCAAGTCCATTCTCCAGCTGTGCACAGTATGGATCTGATTCAGGTCTGTTCTCCAGCTATGAACAAGATGGGTCAAGATCAGGTCAGTCTTCAAGGTCTCAACAACATGGATCAGGTCAGTCCTCCAATTCTGGCCAAAGGGATAGCTCAGATTACTCATCTAGCCATGGAAACCATAGGTCTGCCTCAGAACAATTCTCTAGCTCACAACATTATGGATCAAGTTCAGGAAATTCCTCTAGTTATGGACAGCAGAGATCAGGTTTAAGACAGAACCCTAGACATGAACAACAGGGGTCTGGCAAATGTCAGTTCCCATGTTCCAGTTCAGAAGGTTCAGATACAGGTGAATCCGATAGAAGACAGCAAAGAGACTCGTCTGTACACTCAGGGTCTGGACACCGAGAGTCTACCGATGTTCTGTCAAGAGCAGGGCAGGGGTCAGGCAGCAGACAGCATCCTGATTCTGCTGGTCACTCTGGATCGAGACAAAGACAATCCAGTCCTTCTAGTAGTGTAGACAGTGATAGGTCTGACAGTGGACAGGAACATGATTCTTCCAGACATTCAGGGTCTGCACAAAGGCATTCCGCAGATTCTAGTTCAAGGGCAAGAGAGAGAACAGGCAGTAGACAGGAACATGGTGCTTCCAGACACGCAGAATCTGGGCAAAGACAGTCCACTGACGCTCGTGAGGGTGGCAGGCAGGGATCCGTTAGAGGACAGCAAAGAGACTCGTCTGGACACTCAGTGTCTAGACACCGAGAGTCTACCGATGTTCTGTCAAGAGCAGGGCAGGGTTCCGGCAGCAGACAGCATGCTGATTCTGCTGGTCACTCTGGATCGAGACAAAGACAATCCAGTCCTGCTAGTAGTGTAGACAGTGATAGGTCTGACAGTGGACAGGAACATGATTCTTCCAGACATTCAGTGTCTGGACAAAGACAG AGTCCACTGACTCTGCTAGGGGACGTAGGCATGGGTCCAGCAGGACACAGGAAAGGGATTCGCGGGGACACTCAGTGTCTGGACACCGAGAGTCTACCGATGTTCTGTCAAGAGCAGGGCAGGGGTCAGGCAGCAGACAGCATCCTGATTCTACTGGTCACTCTGGATCGAGACAAAGACAATCCAGTCCTGCTAGTAGTGTAG